The sequence CAGCTGAGCCAATGACATGGCAGGACGCATGGTGATACAACCTGTCTTTTTAATATCGATGTCTGGACTGGGAGTGGCTCTGAAAGCATAGGTTTTCAAATTAAAGACTGATTTaggaaaatgtttattttttttgtaacctGGGCGATATGCTGTTATTCATCTGTGTGGAGTAGCAGATTTCACTAACGGACTTCGCAGAACGGAGTTGTCTGGGACCAAGGCAATGCTCTACTTCCGAGTCTTCATCATCCGTTTCTTCATTGCTATCAGGGGAGATTTCAAAAGTATTGCTTTCGTATTGGCTCATGTACCTATGTATTTATCTACCATACTTACTCGTTTCCACTAGCTTCAAGTAGATCGGATGTGGATTGACGAAATTTGTTACGTTTTTTCAGTTCATGTTCACGTGCCTGCAAATCTTGGATTTCTTTCTGGATCTTCACCTCTGCTGGTACATAACCCCGCCGTATGACTCTTCCTTGTGCATCCCGCTCAATATGGGGTGGGGTCATTGTAACAGTCGGTATGGCTATAGGAGACAGGACGACATCAGGTGTAGGGATTGAATGCAAAGGACTTGATAAAGGCCCCATTGACGCGTTAGGTGTTTGCCGACCACTCAAAGTGCTTGTATTGGACGATGCAGAGGTCGTTTTtggatttacaaaatttttattagatgCTATATTATTATTGCCCAACTGCAATTTTCCACGCGAAGCTATGAACCGCTGCATTACCCCCTTATTTGCGGGATTAAAGGCAAAAAGACGTTGCCTATTAATAATGGGAGGTGCAGTTGGAACCGTGTTCGCGATTATCATCTGGCGAGGTGGTTCTGGTGTAATTGTGTAACAATTAGGTCTGATATAGCGTTGCTCTTTTGATGTCTTCGTTGGCCCCGAATGACTTAGGTTAGCTGATACACCATTTATGGGGCTTGGTGAGGCGGATATTCCTGAATCATCGTCAGTACTGTCTTTACTGTTAGCGCTATTTTCACTATGTGCCAACGATGGTATGTTCAAAAAACCCTCGCAGTTATTTAAGGATGAATGTGGAACTGGGCTGATTGAGAGGCTATTGGTGCTGTCGTTATCAATATGACTGTCATTATTTGCAATGCCATTTTCGTTGTGTATTTCATATTCGTCTGGTGATATTGGAGAGCTCGCggtgataagttggcgatgttCCTCTTCTCGGCGGACAACTTCTTTAATTTCTTCCTGAATACGTATTAATGGATCGATTTTCTGAAGAAtataaattattacaaattaaaacatatacgtatatatttttatgtataaagaaacatttttattagtatttatgtatgttaaaACATTGCGCAACTAAGTCAAAGTTTGAACTGGTGAAGTCATGAGAAATTTGCAGTTTCTTGTTCTTTGGAAATATTTAACGTTTTTATCAGCATCTCTCTCGCTCCATTGCTTTTTAAGATGACCTAAAAACTTTGCACTTCTTATCTTTAACAGTTAATGATTATTTACGGCTCGCTGtctgtattttgtattaaaggTAACGGGATTTATCAAAAGACTTCCAGCAATATTATTAGCATAACAGTGTACATTCAGAGATACATGTAACTCATACAACTTTGAACTTTAATGCATCATGGGATTCCAAGGAAGCTTAAACTAgattcaaatattcaattcagttAGATCCATTGTAATGCCTACCACACAATGAAGATCTTATTTCTATCTTTCCAGTATgcccacgtatgtatgtatgtatgtactttggaTCAGTGTGTTTTAGCTTTACCAGATTTTTGTGTACGCATTACTTCTACATTCGTATGTTGgctaatgaaatttgaaaatattttgtgccTTAAAAAGTTTGTGCAAATATGTTTAGCCGTTCGCTTTGACTTCAATTccgttgtatatatgtatgtatgtatgtgagcgtTGGGAAATACATACAACTATTTCTATAAAATGTGCGTCATCGCATTAACCTGCTATTTTGTTGACTTATTTTTGCTGATAATGATTGGTTCCTCCCTGAAAGCTTTAGAAATGAATTGAGAAATATTACAGTAATATCGTTATCTACACACATTATTACACGCACAAATGGATAGATATCCCCAATATCTACCTCTGCATGTAGGTGCTTCAGTATGCACTTGCTTCGTTTGTTTGTGTTGACGTAAGTTTTATATGTATTCGATTCACAAAGGaaaacatacatacgagtatattatcGATCCAATATActctaaaaagttatttttccaATCAACTACTGGAGCGGTCATCAGCAAATTTttcgtacttatgtatgtatgtactttatcGTGACCAtcgccaaaaaatatttcttaaaaccaCTTAAATACATGTGAATGTAAGTAAACCAAACACTTAGCATTTATGTATTTGGACAGTCCTAGAGCTGTATGCAGTTCTCATtattaaacatatttatatgtatactagcattacccagtgggcttcgcaccaccatacataaaatgtttttttatatcgcaagaaatttttcatattaagttttctttatagaactcgtaaaatgtttaaacagttgaattagttgatttttttcattcaacatactttctaaagatgtcacaatagccttttctggacttttttaaaatttgattgtggtgggcacctacatatatacaggtaaggtgaaagagccgataaaaacttgtaattaaactttgattctttaatttccattttaattttttacgctaaataaattatgctaaaataaataaagttaaaaatgcttttccagttcctcctggagcattcaattttttattatatttgcgtccaaaatgacttgcaattcgataaaaaattgatgcgaaagttgattgcatcgcaaaataaaattgttttcttgagggcgaatcattaatcgatacgaataaaaattcatcgcactgacggttttcgttgatttttgacctgcgatgcaaaaattaattagcgtatgaaaattatttaaaaatcattttaaacaaaaacaaaatgtgtatgtaccagttgttggatttatcatttgtttgttgatatgatagccatcgtcccctctccaaaacaaaatggggtattgcaatgcatcataacagcgaaggagttctgaaatacgctgtaattgctcatttctacgatacaaaacaatatctcgtgtCCGAAACTGCTCACCAACCACAACAATggctacttcatcaatcgttggtacattgaatcgtctggcgtgctcccaatttgtgttttatcggcttttattatgattttgtggccatcggtgggtatcagatcgagtgccactttgaacaatttcaccaattcattgtgttgatggaacattgtttgcaattcattcacgattgatcttctcgtattcgtcgaaattgcacagcgctgatctaattcacgattctcatcaccaataaaatatatttgcaaaaattgatggtcaccatctgagaatggtagcaaagacccagctctatggtatatttgaccttgaatccgtaaagttcgagaaatatatgtagataacggatctgaatttttaaaaacattttaactggttgtagtacataagaatgcaatctcttaacctgaaggcgagttcccaattggtctatatctggagtccttagttacccagcgaaaagaaaagtcctctttcattagcatttatcaacaacttacaatggatacttatgtggttcaaacacatcctagggttatcca comes from Anastrepha ludens isolate Willacy chromosome 3, idAnaLude1.1, whole genome shotgun sequence and encodes:
- the LOC128859369 gene encoding uncharacterized protein LOC128859369, giving the protein MGQIKSEKIDPLIRIQEEIKEVVRREEEHRQLITASSPISPDEYEIHNENGIANNDSHIDNDSTNSLSISPVPHSSLNNCEGFLNIPSLAHSENSANSKDSTDDDSGISASPSPINGVSANLSHSGPTKTSKEQRYIRPNCYTITPEPPRQMIIANTVPTAPPIINRQRLFAFNPANKGVMQRFIASRGKLQLGNNNIASNKNFVNPKTTSASSNTSTLSGRQTPNASMGPLSSPLHSIPTPDVVLSPIAIPTVTMTPPHIERDAQGRVIRRGYVPAEVKIQKEIQDLQAREHELKKRNKFRQSTSDLLEASGNDNEETDDEDSEVEHCLGPRQLRSAKSVSEICYSTQMNNSISPRATPSPDIDIKKTGCITMRPAMSLAQLCDLPPEEAPSSHRLIVEWENRIQMNAARNTTTLPNDE